TGAAAAATAAGAATGGCAGTCCCATCACCCATGGGGAGAATTTTTGGGGAAAAGGACACAAGTGAAAACATCCCCATTGTCCCTTTGTCTTCAGGATGACTAAACAGCAGCTCTTGGGGAGCTCTTTGCCATCTCTCAGGGGAGCACATTCTTCTGGAGGCTTTGGACTTTGGCCCTGCTCCAAACTAACACTTTGTCCATTAAAAAACTCATCTGAAATATGACAAAGCAGAATGCTGGCCCACATCTAGGGGTCACCAAGTGCAGTCCCTGAGGAATATTTCAGGAGCTGGCCACTCCTACCGCACCATTCTGCTTCTACAgtgataaagaataaaagaatgtgtTGGAGGAGGGGTAATTTAGGTAAACCTTAAAGGCAGTTCTGGAAAATAGAGGAAACAAACCATACTGCTTTTCCTCACACCATATAAAAGAAACTCATATAAGAAAaggtcggccaggcgcagtggctcacacctgtaatcccaccactttgggaggctgaggcgggcggatcacaaggtcaggagatcgagaccatcctggctaacatggtgaaaccccgtctctactaaaaaatacaaaaaattagccaggtgtggtggcaggcgcctgtagccccagctacttgggaggctgaggcaggagaatggcgtgaaccaatggcaatgccactgcactccagcctgggcaacagagcaagactccgtctcaaaaaacaaaacaaaacaaaagaaacaaggtCTATTTGCCTGAGGGTGATGGAAATGGGGGCTatgaaattgttttgttttctgtgtgtgttatCCTTAGTCCAATGAAGCCTAGGCCAGGAAGTCCTTAAGGCATGGTTCAAAGAGTCATTTTTGGGGTTTATCATCCTGATTCTGGATTCTTTTCTCCCACCAACTACATCAGATTTATGATTTAGAACTCAGGGTTTTCAGAGTATTTCAAGAAACCTTTGGGGGAGAAGGGAAACCTTAGAGACATATAACTGAACATTAGTTATTAACTgaagaattggccaggcacagtggctcacacctgtaatcctagcactttgggaggctgaggcaggtggatcacctgaggtcaggagttcaagaacagcctaagcaacatggcgaaaccccgtctctactaaaaaatacaaaaatctcccaggcgtggtggcaggcgcctgtaatccccactactcgggaggctgaggcaggagaaacgcttgaacccaggaggcggaggttgcagtgtgctgagattgtgccactgcactccagcctcagtgatggaatgagactgtgtctcaaaaaaaacaaaaaacaaaaaacaaaaacaaaacaaaactgaagaatCAATAGCTTCTCAACCTACAGCAAACAGACATTCAAATTCCAAGAGCCACGCTCTAGGTCTCCAACATCGCCATTCTCTTACCAACTGCATGTTTCCTGTCGTGATTGTTCAAGTTGTTCAAATTGTTTACTTCTACTTTGGAGTCTTCAATTAAGGTGCCAGGGCTAGTGACTCCTGGGATATTGGGCAGATGGCAGGGTGGGGTCTGAGCCATGGGAGAATTGCGACGATCCAACAGAAACTTTCTGTCATAAATGATTCGAGTTCCTGGAAAACAGGGTTAAAAAGAGTTTGAAACAATTTAAGGGGTTATCAACATATAATACCACCCAGGAATTTAATTTAAATGCCATGTAATCCTAACTTCTAAGGATTTTACAATTCAAGTTGAAAGCATAATCTCTAACCACTCTGCCTGTAAACAGGCTCTTCTGCCATCTGGAATGCCCTTTCTCTTCTGCCAGGGACACTCCTGTTGATCCTTCAAGACTCGGCTCCAACCATCACTTCCTTTATGaagccacccccacccctcactttttaaaaaggttcTTCCTCTCCATCTTACACACATCATGTATTACAGGACTCCTGTTTATCCATCTGTCTCTCTTTATAGACTTTGAGTGTCTTATGTCAGGGCTATGTCTTATTTATATGTGACCTAGGCCCTAACATTaacatctttaagaaaaaaaaagttttaaatgaaagaataaacaagtatgagaaaaaataaacagcccCTTTTAAAGGCTTTCCAAAGAAGGACTGAGACTAACATTCTTCTCACAGCTATAGTCAAAGCTGAAACTGGCAGCCCCTCTCTATTCTACAAAACAATCTGCTTACCAGTTAAGTGCTACctgaatgttttaaaaacaatagtTTTGAAGAGTTCACTTTAACTGATAAACAGTTATGGAAACGTGCTGCttacaaatggtcaacaggtaCATTAAAAGGTGCTTGACAttactaatcatcaaggaaatgcaaatcaaaatgacaatgagatatcacttcacatctcttaggatggctattatcaaaaagacaagagagcctgggcatggtggctcatgcctgtaattccaacactttgggagtccaaggcaggaggactgcttgagcccaggagtctgagtctagtctgggccacacagtgagaccctgtctctaaaaaaattattttaaaaagagccaAGTGAGGTGCTGTTGGTCTGAAGTCCCTACTACTCGGAGGTTGagccaggagaatagcttgagtccaggagttcgaggctacagtgagctatgattgcaccactgcactccagcctgggcaacacagcaagatcctgcctcaaaatgtaaatcaaatataattttaggACAAGGAAAGTAGAAACTTACCTTCAACCTCTttgctttgaaaaacaaaaactagagtAGCACTCAAAAAGGCATCTAGAAATTATGAGGAACGAGGTATTCTGGGTAGCACAAAACTTAGTTCAACTTTCAAAGGGTAAACAATTTCAATTATCTTGAATGAAAATACTTCTAATACAGATTTAAATCCCTTTATGGCCTTCAACAGAAAATGATTCAACCCTCTTGATGAATCACAGTATTATGAAAATTGTTTATTATACTATGTTGTGACCTAAGAAGTCTCTAAGCCCTATCAGGTTGGTGCTCTGTACAGCTGAACATCACTATACAGAGTTCGGATGGTCAAGGCTGTGCTGGTGCACCCCTCCCCCACAGTGCCCTTGTCCCCTTAGACTAAGAGCTACCTTTTTTCCAGGCTACTATGACTCAGTCAgcttaggctgccataacaaaataccacagactgcacaacttaaacaacagaaattgtctcatagttctggaggctagaaatccaacAATAAGATGCCAGCATGgatggtttctggtgagggctctcttcctggcttgtaggtaGCTGCCTTCTCTTTGTGTCCCTTACATGGGGGTAAGGGGGCCTCAACTCTGTGGTGTTCCATCTTATAAGGGCACAAATCCCCTCATGAGGGTCCCACCTTTATGACCTCAACTCAGCCTAATTAACTCCCAAAGGtgccacctcctaataccatcatgtTGGGAATTAaggtttcaacataagaattttggggagacacaattcaatctGTATAGCACACCCTTAACACCCTTTCTAACTTGGTGTTTCTAGTCTGGTGGGTTTGGAAATCAGCAACTTGCTTATTAGCATGCTATGTAAAATAAGGGCAAATAGGCTGAAAGGGAGTCTGATGGCCTTCCAATGAACAAAGGGAAGGAGCTTTAACAATGGACTTTGCCTATCTGTTTGAGTTACCCCACTTTTGTTCATGATGAGATTTCAGAAGGGTGAGGTTTCACTGTCAGATGAGTCAACTTGCAAACTGGAACAAGATTATTCTTCTGTAGTACATCAAGCTTGGAAATTGTGGAGATGAGGTGGTGAAAAAAGCACAGCACAGAAGCAAGCTTTCTAAATTATGTATCAGCAACAACGCATACATTAAAGAATTGCAATTAAACCAACTAGGATATAGGTAGTGGAGATTCTGCCTAAATGTGTGAGGTATAAGAGAAGCTCTGAAGAACCTCTATGACCTTAAAGAGCTGATAAGATATGGTATTTTACAAGTTTATTGAAATAGCATTCATTTACAATTGATCCACTTAGTGTATAATTCAATAGTTTTAGTTGATTCGCAGGACTGTAcaatcatcaccataatcaattttagaaccCTTTCATTACCCCCATAACCTCCCCCAACCCCTTAGATGCCACCTGATCTCCCCACACCCTCTgaccctaggcaaccactaatctactttctgtgtctatatGGTTTTACCTATTCTggccatttcatataaatggaatcatacaatatatggtcttttgtgac
This region of Gorilla gorilla gorilla isolate KB3781 chromosome 8, NHGRI_mGorGor1-v2.1_pri, whole genome shotgun sequence genomic DNA includes:
- the EIF4EBP2 gene encoding eukaryotic translation initiation factor 4E-binding protein 2, coding for MSSSAGSGHQPSQSRAIPTRTVAISDAAQLPHDYCTTPGGTLFSTTPGGTRIIYDRKFLLDRRNSPMAQTPPCHLPNIPGVTSPGTLIEDSKVEVNNLNNLNNHDRKHAVGDDAQFEMDI